The genomic segment TAAGTTAATTTAGCAGACGGGGTCTGGGGCACCTGGCAACAGAACGCCCCTAATAGAAATAACAACTTTATTTAAATATTAATAAATTATAATCATCATTATCAAATGAAATTTTTAAAAAAAAATATTTTTCTATTTTTATCATTATTTCTTTTAGTAGTCATAATTCTTGGATACTTTTTGAATAAAGAAAGTTCCTCATCAAAAAAAAATGAGATCTCAAATTTTGCTCAACAATTAAAAATTAGAAATAATCAAATAGCGAAAATACAACAAAATCTTTTTTTAAAAGGGAAGGATATTAATGAATTGATCAATGAAGATCAGATTGATTTTAGAAAAATTATTGAAAATCAAATATTAGTTGATTTCAATGGATACAATTTTTCTAAAAAAAAAATTAATGAAAACCTGTTAGAGGGTTACTTATTTTCTAAATTTTCAACTAATGATATTTTATTTACTGGAAATATTGGTGCATCAGCGACTGCATTTATTGATTTTTACAATCAAGATAAAAACATAATTTTAGCAACATATGATGGGATTTTTGCAAAAGCAAAAATTTCAACTCCAGAAAAATTTACAAAAATTCCATCAAATATTAAAGAGCTTATTAAATATAAAAAATTTTATACTCACGATCATTATGGAATAAAAGATATTTTGGTCGATAAAGATATTTTATATGTTTCATACATTGGCCAAAAAATAAAAGATTGCTTTGATTTAAAAATTATATCTGCCAATTTAAATGATAATTATTTAAATTTTGATTTATTTTATCAGACTAAAGATTGTGTAAATGTAAAAAACAATCATGGATTTTGGGCGCATCAAGGTGCTGGTGGACGATTAGCAAAAATTGATAATTCTAACTTATTGTTTACAACTGGGGATTTTAGAAACAGGCCATTAGCACAAAATCAAAATAATGAATTTGGGAAAATAATAATCATTAATACTAAAAATAGAAAATCAAATATTATATCTATTGGTCACAGAAATCCTCAAGGACTTTATTATAGTGAAAATTTTGATTTTATAATTTCGACAGAACATGGTCCAAAAGGTGGTGACGAAATTAATTTAAATCATAGACCTTTAACTAAAATTAAAAATTTTGGATGGCCTATTTCATCCTATGGTGAACATTATGCTAAAAATTATTCAAAAAAAATATTGGATGAAGCTCCTCTCAGGAAATCTCATAAAAAATATGGATTTGAGGAACCAATAAAATATTTTGATCCCTCTATAGGTATAAGTCAATTGATATCATTAAATGATAATGATTATGAATTTTTTGTTGGAGCGATGGGTAATGAAATTAAAGAGCAGGATCTGGGCGTACATTATATTAAACTTGATAAATCAAGAAAAAAAATCGTCCAACATAATTATATTCCACTTAATGAAAGAGTGAGAGATATTGTAATTTCTGAGGATAAAAACATTATTCTTTTATTCTTAGAGACAACTTCATCAATAGCAATACTTGAAAAAATTGAAAAAGATTAAGATAGGTTTTTTAGTAAATGAAGGTCTTATTGATAATTATAATTATCAATTATTAAAATGGTTAAAAAAAAATAGTGATAAATTCATAGTTTCATCTTTTATTTCAATTGAAAATTCAAAAAAAAAAATAATATTCAATAAAATTCCAAAAAAAATATTTTTTAAATTTATAATATTTTTTGAATACTTGATTTTATTTTTTTTAAAAAAACATACTAACCATCTTAAAAAATTTAAATTAAACAAAACTATTCGATCACAAATATCTATTCAGAAAAATAGCTTTGAAAAAGAAATTTTTAATAAAAAAGACTTAATAAAAATCAGAAAAGAAAAGTATGATGTAATAATTCGAGCATGTAATGATGTTTTAAGTGGCGATATTCTTAAAGTATCAACTTACGGTATTTTATCATTTCATCACGGAGATTATAAAAAATTTAGAGGTTCACCGGCTGGTTTTTGGGAGGTTTTTTTCAAAGAGCCAAACACAGGTTTTATAATCCAAAAAATTGACAAAAAACTAGATGCTGGAAAAATTGTCGAGAAAGGGTTTTTTTCTACACAAAGCTTTTTTCTTTTAAATCAAGCTGAGCTTTATAAGAAAAGTCTGTTTTACCTAAAGAATATTTTGCTAAAGTTATATGAAGACAAAAAGTTTAAATTTCTTGATAGTGCTAACCCTGGTAAAATTTATGAAATACCAAAAGTCTGCAATCAATTTATTTATTTAGTAAGTACTTTAAAAATGTTATCCAAAAAAATTTTCATTAAAAAAAAATATTTTAAACTAGCTTTTTTTGATAAAAATAATCTTAAAAAACCAATCATAATTGGGAATACAAACGCAAAAAACTTTTTAGCTGATCCTTTTTTAGTAGAAAAAAAAGATAATCTTTTTTGTTTTGCTGAAGAATTTAATTACACAAAAAAAAAAGGAGAAATTGTTTGTATTGAATTAAATAAAAAAAAATTTAATAAAAAAAGTACAATTCTTAAAGAAAGTTTCCATTTATCCTTTCCTTATATTTTTGAATATAAAAAAAAACTTTTCATGTGTCCTGATACCTCTGAAATTTCAGAAATAAGATTATATCTATGTACTGATTTTCCTTATAAGTGGAGATACTACAAAACTATAATTAAAGATATTAATGCTGTAGATACTATGATTTTCCAGAAGAAAAATTTTTGGTGGATGATAACTAATATTGATCGCACATCATCTAAAGATTTTAATCATGATCTCTCAATCTATTATTCTAAAAATGGACCTCTTACAAATAAATGGTTTCAACATAAAAAAAACCCCTTAAAAAATAATTCTTTAGGATCAAGAAATGGAGGTCTTATTATTAATAACAACAAAATTATAAGAATTTCTCAAAATCAAGGTTTTGATAATTATGGTGAAAGTATTAATTTTAATGAAGTCATGTCAATTAATGAAAATGATTATAAAGAAAAAAAAATTAAAAGTGATTTATTAGATAAAATTAATAACTCTCTAAAATCAAAAGATATTCACCATCTATCAAATATCAAAAATAAAGTGATTGTTGATTTTAAGTAAATTTCTTTTTTATTTTTTTAAAATCTCAGCTTGGGCTGCTGCTAATCTTGCAATTGGTACTCTGTATGGAGAGCATGAAACATAATTTAAACCAACTCTAGAGCAAAAAGCTATACTTTTAGGATCACCTCCATGCTCGCCACATATACCTAATTTAATTTTTTTATTTTGCTTCTTGCCTTTTAAAACTGCAATCTCAATCAAATCTTCAACACCTTCGTCAATTGAAACAAATGGATCAATATCAAAAATTTTATTATCAATGTAATCATTTAAAAATTTACCACTATCATCTCTACTTATTCCAAATGTGGTTTGAGTTAAATCATTAGTTCCAAAGCTAAAAAACTCAGCATGTTTTGCGATATCTTTCGCTTTAACTGCTGCTCTTGGAAGCTCAATCATAGTTCCAACCATAAAATCAATTTTTACTTTGTTTTCCTCTTGAACAGTTTTTGCAATTTTATTGACTAATTCTTTCATGATCTTAATTTCAACTTCTGTAGAAACTAAGGGAATCATAATTTCAGGAAAAGCTGATTTTACTTTATTCTTTTTCAATTCAACTAAAGCCTCAAAAATTGCTCTACATTGCATTTCATATATTTCAGGGTAAGAAATGCCCAATCTACAACCTCTATGACCAAGCATAGGATTTTGCTCATGTAATTCAGATATTCTTGATTTAACTTCCTTTAAGTCTACTCCGACCACATTTGCCACTTCTTGAATTTCTTTGTCTGAATGAGGCAAAAACTCATGTAATGGCGGATCTAATAATCTTACAGTTACAGGCAATCCATCCATTATTTTAAAAATCTCTACAAAGTCTTTTTTCTGATGTGGTAATAATTTTGCTAATGCTTTTGCCCTGTCCTCTTTTGATTTTGATAAAATCATCTCTCTTACGGATAAAATTCTTTCCTCATCAAAAAACATATGTTCTGTTCTGCATAAACCAATTCCCTCTGCACCAAAATCTCTTGCTGTTTTTGTATCAATAGGAGTTTCTGAATTTGTTCTTACTTTTAATTTTCTAGTATCATCTGCCCAGCTCATTAATTTTGAAAAATCACCAGAAATTTCAGGTTTAACTGTTGGAACCTTTCCAAGGATTATCCTTCCTGTAGAACCGTCAATTGTAATAATATCACCCTCTTTAACTTCAAGCTCAGAAGTTTTGAAAATTTTACTTTCATAATTAATATCAATTTCACTTGATCCAGAAACACAAGGTCTACCCATACCTCTTGCAACGACAGCCGCATGACTTGTCATACCTCCCCTTGCAGTTAAAATACCTTTTGCAGCATGCATTCCCTGAATATCTTCAGGAGAAGTTTCTACTCTAACCAATATAGTATCCTGCATCATATCGTTTAATTTTTCAGCCTCTTCTGAAGTAAAAACTACTTTGCCACTTGCAGCCCCTGGTGATGCTGGAAGACCATTTGCTATTACATTTATTTCGCTTTTTTCATCTAATGTTGGATGTAACAAAGTATCTAAAGAACTTGGATCTATTCTCAGAATAGCCTGTTTTTTAGAAATTAATTTTTCTTTAACCATATCAACAGCTATTTTTACTGCTGACTTAGAAGTTCTTTTTCCTGACCTAGTTTGCAAAATCCAAAGTTTATTGTTTTCAACAGTAAACTCAACATCCTGCATATCTTTGTAATGAGTTTCCAGCTTAATCAAAATTTTTTCTAATTGTTTATAGACTTTAGGCATAGACTCTTCCATGGATGGATCTTTTACATTTGCATCTTTGCGAGCCTTTTTAGTAATATATTGTGGCGTTCTAGTACCAGCTACAACATCTTCACCTTGGGCATTAATCAAATATTCTCCGTAAATATCATTGGAACCATCTGAGGGATTTCTTGTAAACACTACTCCAGTTGCACAATCGTTTCCCATATTTCCAAAAACCATTGATTGAACATTAACGGCAGTACCCCATTCAGAAGGTATTTGATTTAATTTTCTATAGATTTTTGCCCTATTGCTTTCCCATGATAAAAATACCGCACTAATTGCACCTAAAAGTTGATCATATACATTTTGAGGAAAGTCTTTTTGAGTTTTTTCTTTAACAACTTTTTTAAAATCACTAATTAATCCATCCCAATCACTCTCATCTAATTCAGTATCTAAAAGAACACCTTTAGTTAATTTATAATTTTCAATTAACTCTTCAAAATGATGACTTTCCACACCTAATACAACATTCCCATACATTTGAATAAATCGTCTATAACTATCTTTTGCAAACCTTCCATTTAAAGTTTTATTGGATAAGGCCTTTACAGTTTCATCGTTAAGTCCTAGATTTAATATTGTATCCATCATACCTGGCATTGAAACTCTTGCTCCAGATCTAACAGAAAGCAACAAAGGATTTTTTAGATCTCCAAATTTTTTTTTTACTACTTTTTCAATTACCTTAAGCTCAGATTTGATTTGATTAATGATTTTAGAATTGAGTTTTTTTTTATTTTTATAAAATAAATCACAAACATTTGTCGAAATTGTAAAACCTGGAGGTACAGGAAATCCCATTCTTCCCATCTCTGATAAATTTGCACCTTTTCCACCTAAAATATTTTTAGGATTTTTAATCTTTTTAACCTCTTTAGAGCTAAAATTAAAAATAAACTTATTCATTGGCATCTTTGATCAATTGAAAATCTATAAAATTCTCGTAGGTTTTACAGAAGAAACTTAATAGTTCCAATCTATTTTTTTTGATAATTTCACTTTCATCATTTACTTTTACATTATCAAAGAAATCAAAAATCTCTTTTTTTGCTGACGCAAGAGAGCTTAGTATCTCATCAAAATTTTGTTTATTTTCAACCATGGCAAAATGTTGTTTTAATTCATTAGTTTTTTTAAATAAGGCCTTTTCATATTCATTATTAAAAATTCCAGGATCAGTTGTATTGGTAAGATTTTCACCAGCTTTTTTTGTTTCTGAATTAATAATATTAAAAGCTCTTCTATAAGAAGACACGACATCCATACCAAGGGGTTTTTCGATTATTTTATTAAGACTTTTTGCTTTCTCATAAGTTGTAGAAATTTTGTTCAAATCTAAAATTTTAACTGCAGCATCAACAATGTCTGGTCTAAAATTTTTATCTTTCAAATAATATTTAAATCTATCTTTTAAAAAAAATGAAATGTCTTTAATTATGTTGTTATTTGAAAATTTAAAATCTTGATCTAAATAAATATTTAGAGAATAAGAAATAATATCATTAATTTTGATATCTTTTTTATTCTCAATAATCATCCTAATAATACCATACGCAACTCTTCTTAAAGCGTAAGGGTCTTTTGAACTTGAAGGTTTTTCGTTTATCCCAAAGAAACCTACTAGAGTGTCAATTCTATCTGATAGAGAAAGAGTAATACTATAAGGCTTTTTTGAAACATTTGAATGAGGGCCTGTAGGTAAATATTGTTCCTTAACAGCTTCAGAAATTTCTTTGTCAAACCCTTGAAAATGGGAAATATGACCACCCATAATTCCTTGCAACTCTGGAAATTCACTAACAATTTCTGAGATTAAATCCGTTTTACAAATTGTTGCTGAAAGTTCGACTTTCTCTTTACTAATTAGCAGTTCATCAGAAATCATAGCTGCTAATTTTCGCATTCTTTGAACCTTGTCAAAATATGTGCCAAGACCCTTGAAAAAATTCATATTCTTAAGTCCAGAAACTTTTTTCACTAAATTTTGAGATTTATCTTTATTCCAAAAAAATTCAGCATCCTCTAGTCTTGCCTTAACAACTCTCTCGTTCCCTATCTTAATCAAACCTTTGTTATCTTTTTTATTTGCAACAACTATAAACTCATTAGTAATTTCCTTTTTTTTAGTAAAAAGGGGAAAATATTTTTGATGCGATTGCATTGTTAAAACTAATATCTCTTGAGGTATTGTTAAAAACTTTTTATCAAATGAACATTCTATAATATGTGGTTGATCTACAAGGTTGTTGACTTCATCTAATAATTTCTCATTTTCATCAATAATTAAATTCTTTTTTTTTAAAATTTTTTCTATTTCGTTTCTGATATGATCTTTTCTTTTATCTTGATCTATAATTGTGCCAGTTTGTTCTAGAGATTTTTGATAAATATTAAAATCATTAAAAGTTTTTTTTCTCTCCTCAAAATCTTTATCTAAAAATGTGTAATTTGAAGATTTTAAATGGCCTATTGAAAAATTTATTACTTTTTTATCAAATACACACAATATTGATTTTAATGGCCTGCCCCAATTTAAGTTGTAGCTTCCCCATTTCATTGATTTTTTCCACTTAAATTCAATTAAAATTTTTGGAAGACGTTGTTTGATTAAATCTAGGGTTTTTAATTTAGCTTCCTTGGTTTTGTAAAAATAAAATTCACCTTTGTCATTTTTCTTTTTAAAAACTTGTTTTTTGGAGATTTTTTGAGATTTTAAAAAACCTTCTAAAGCTTGAGGTGGAGATGTTGTGCTTGGACCTTTTATTTCTTCAGATTTAATTTTAACTTCTCTATCCAGATTTTGAAAAACAACAACAAGTCTGTTTGGTGTTGATAATGAGAAATATTTTTTAAATTTAATTGATTTTTCCTCAAAAACTTTTTTAATATCTAAAATCAATTTTTCTCTTATATCTTTTTGAAGTGAAACTGGAATTTCTTCACTAAATAACTCTAAAAATAATTCAGACATTTTAATTAATTTTTTTGTGTTTCAATCCAAACTTCAGCAACTAATTTAACAATATTTCTTATTCTGCTAATGTAATCTGCTCTCTCAGCTACACTGATTGCTCCTCTTGCATCCAAAATATTAAAAACATGACTAGCTTTTAAACAATGATCGTAAGCTGGAAGAGAAATATTTTTTTCAGCTAATGACCGAGCTTCAAACTCGTGCATATCAAAATTTTTAAATAAATTTTCAATATTCGCAAACTCAAAATTATATTTTGAAAATTCCATTTCAGACTGATGAAAGACATCTTTATATTTCACACCCTTCTCATTCCAGTCTAAATCATAAACATTTTGTTGTTGTTGAGTGAACATGCATATTCTCTCTAAACCATAAGTAATTTCTACAGAAACTGGATTGCAATCTATGCCTGCCATTTGTTGAAAGTATGTAAATTGAGTTATTTCCATACCATCACACCAAACTTCCCAGCCTAAACCAGCTGCACCAAGAGTTGGAC from the Candidatus Pelagibacter sp. HIMB1321 genome contains:
- the glyS gene encoding glycine--tRNA ligase subunit beta, which encodes MSELFLELFSEEIPVSLQKDIREKLILDIKKVFEEKSIKFKKYFSLSTPNRLVVVFQNLDREVKIKSEEIKGPSTTSPPQALEGFLKSQKISKKQVFKKKNDKGEFYFYKTKEAKLKTLDLIKQRLPKILIEFKWKKSMKWGSYNLNWGRPLKSILCVFDKKVINFSIGHLKSSNYTFLDKDFEERKKTFNDFNIYQKSLEQTGTIIDQDKRKDHIRNEIEKILKKKNLIIDENEKLLDEVNNLVDQPHIIECSFDKKFLTIPQEILVLTMQSHQKYFPLFTKKKEITNEFIVVANKKDNKGLIKIGNERVVKARLEDAEFFWNKDKSQNLVKKVSGLKNMNFFKGLGTYFDKVQRMRKLAAMISDELLISKEKVELSATICKTDLISEIVSEFPELQGIMGGHISHFQGFDKEISEAVKEQYLPTGPHSNVSKKPYSITLSLSDRIDTLVGFFGINEKPSSSKDPYALRRVAYGIIRMIIENKKDIKINDIISYSLNIYLDQDFKFSNNNIIKDISFFLKDRFKYYLKDKNFRPDIVDAAVKILDLNKISTTYEKAKSLNKIIEKPLGMDVVSSYRRAFNIINSETKKAGENLTNTTDPGIFNNEYEKALFKKTNELKQHFAMVENKQNFDEILSSLASAKKEIFDFFDNVKVNDESEIIKKNRLELLSFFCKTYENFIDFQLIKDANE
- a CDS encoding glucosamine inositolphosphorylceramide transferase family protein, translating into MKKLKKIKIGFLVNEGLIDNYNYQLLKWLKKNSDKFIVSSFISIENSKKKIIFNKIPKKIFFKFIIFFEYLILFFLKKHTNHLKKFKLNKTIRSQISIQKNSFEKEIFNKKDLIKIRKEKYDVIIRACNDVLSGDILKVSTYGILSFHHGDYKKFRGSPAGFWEVFFKEPNTGFIIQKIDKKLDAGKIVEKGFFSTQSFFLLNQAELYKKSLFYLKNILLKLYEDKKFKFLDSANPGKIYEIPKVCNQFIYLVSTLKMLSKKIFIKKKYFKLAFFDKNNLKKPIIIGNTNAKNFLADPFLVEKKDNLFCFAEEFNYTKKKGEIVCIELNKKKFNKKSTILKESFHLSFPYIFEYKKKLFMCPDTSEISEIRLYLCTDFPYKWRYYKTIIKDINAVDTMIFQKKNFWWMITNIDRTSSKDFNHDLSIYYSKNGPLTNKWFQHKKNPLKNNSLGSRNGGLIINNNKIIRISQNQGFDNYGESINFNEVMSINENDYKEKKIKSDLLDKINNSLKSKDIHHLSNIKNKVIVDFK
- the ppdK gene encoding pyruvate, phosphate dikinase — encoded protein: MNKFIFNFSSKEVKKIKNPKNILGGKGANLSEMGRMGFPVPPGFTISTNVCDLFYKNKKKLNSKIINQIKSELKVIEKVVKKKFGDLKNPLLLSVRSGARVSMPGMMDTILNLGLNDETVKALSNKTLNGRFAKDSYRRFIQMYGNVVLGVESHHFEELIENYKLTKGVLLDTELDESDWDGLISDFKKVVKEKTQKDFPQNVYDQLLGAISAVFLSWESNRAKIYRKLNQIPSEWGTAVNVQSMVFGNMGNDCATGVVFTRNPSDGSNDIYGEYLINAQGEDVVAGTRTPQYITKKARKDANVKDPSMEESMPKVYKQLEKILIKLETHYKDMQDVEFTVENNKLWILQTRSGKRTSKSAVKIAVDMVKEKLISKKQAILRIDPSSLDTLLHPTLDEKSEINVIANGLPASPGAASGKVVFTSEEAEKLNDMMQDTILVRVETSPEDIQGMHAAKGILTARGGMTSHAAVVARGMGRPCVSGSSEIDINYESKIFKTSELEVKEGDIITIDGSTGRIILGKVPTVKPEISGDFSKLMSWADDTRKLKVRTNSETPIDTKTARDFGAEGIGLCRTEHMFFDEERILSVREMILSKSKEDRAKALAKLLPHQKKDFVEIFKIMDGLPVTVRLLDPPLHEFLPHSDKEIQEVANVVGVDLKEVKSRISELHEQNPMLGHRGCRLGISYPEIYEMQCRAIFEALVELKKNKVKSAFPEIMIPLVSTEVEIKIMKELVNKIAKTVQEENKVKIDFMVGTMIELPRAAVKAKDIAKHAEFFSFGTNDLTQTTFGISRDDSGKFLNDYIDNKIFDIDPFVSIDEGVEDLIEIAVLKGKKQNKKIKLGICGEHGGDPKSIAFCSRVGLNYVSCSPYRVPIARLAAAQAEILKK
- a CDS encoding glycine--tRNA ligase subunit alpha → MVSKKKKLNNNSFQETIFNLQKFWSKEGCTILQPYDLEVGAGTFHPATTLRSLGSKPWKAAYVQPSRRPTDGRYGDNPNRLQHYYQFQVIIKPSIDNIKNLYLKSLSKIGIDHSLHDIRFVEDDWESPTLGAAGLGWEVWCDGMEITQFTYFQQMAGIDCNPVSVEITYGLERICMFTQQQQNVYDLDWNEKGVKYKDVFHQSEMEFSKYNFEFANIENLFKNFDMHEFEARSLAEKNISLPAYDHCLKASHVFNILDARGAISVAERADYISRIRNIVKLVAEVWIETQKN
- a CDS encoding PQQ-dependent sugar dehydrogenase, whose product is MKFLKKNIFLFLSLFLLVVIILGYFLNKESSSSKKNEISNFAQQLKIRNNQIAKIQQNLFLKGKDINELINEDQIDFRKIIENQILVDFNGYNFSKKKINENLLEGYLFSKFSTNDILFTGNIGASATAFIDFYNQDKNIILATYDGIFAKAKISTPEKFTKIPSNIKELIKYKKFYTHDHYGIKDILVDKDILYVSYIGQKIKDCFDLKIISANLNDNYLNFDLFYQTKDCVNVKNNHGFWAHQGAGGRLAKIDNSNLLFTTGDFRNRPLAQNQNNEFGKIIIINTKNRKSNIISIGHRNPQGLYYSENFDFIISTEHGPKGGDEINLNHRPLTKIKNFGWPISSYGEHYAKNYSKKILDEAPLRKSHKKYGFEEPIKYFDPSIGISQLISLNDNDYEFFVGAMGNEIKEQDLGVHYIKLDKSRKKIVQHNYIPLNERVRDIVISEDKNIILLFLETTSSIAILEKIEKD